In a single window of the Cervus elaphus chromosome 1, mCerEla1.1, whole genome shotgun sequence genome:
- the LOC122675128 gene encoding olfactory receptor 1019-like: MTAENCSVAPDFTFRGLSDDRHVQQGLFLLFLLVYSVTVVANVGMILLIKVDPRLHTSMYHFLSNLSCDVCYSSAVSPKMLADFLSEHKRIPFDLCAMQMYFWGIFGDVECLMLAVMAYDRYVAICNPLLYTVSMSRKLCTQLISAVYVEGLVDSAIHTCCTFRLSFCSSSVINHFFCDFPALLALSSSDTSINEIMLFISSSCVVGTSIITVLLSYTYILATILRMNSAEGRRKAFSTCASHLTAVAIFHGTLLFMYFRPSSSYSMDTDKIASVFYTVVIPMLNPLIYSLRNKDVKVAIEKVISTKLCSE; this comes from the coding sequence ATGACTGCTGAGAACTGCAGTGTGGctcctgacttcacattccgagGACTTTCAGATGACAGGCACGTGCAGCAGGGCCTCTTCCTGCTCTTCCTGCTGGTTTACAGTGTGACTGTGGTTGCCAATGTCGGGATGATCCTGCTGATCAAGGTGGACCCCAGACTGCACACATCCATGTATCATTTCCTGAGCAATCTGTCCTGTGATGTCTGCTACTCCTCTGCTGTCTCTCCCAAGATGCTGGCTGATTTCCTCTCTGAGCATAAAAGGATTCCATTTGACTTGTGTGCCATGCAGATGTATTTCTGGGGGATTTTTGGAGATGTGGAATGTCTCATGTTGGCTGTCATGGCTTATGACCGTTATGTAGCCATTTGTAATCCACTTCTTTATACAGTTTCCATGTCCAGAAAACTCTGTACCCAGCTAATATCTGCTGTCTATGTGGAAGGTTTGGTAGATTCAGCAATCCACACCTGTTGTACATTTCGATTATCATTTTGCAGTTCTAGTGTCATCAATCACTTTTTCTGTGACTTCCCAGCCTTGCTAGCCCTCTCATCCTCAGATACATCCATCAATGAGATAATGCTGTTCATATCCAGTAGCTGTGTTGTGGGGACCAGCATTATCACTGTCCTCCTCTCCTACACCTACATCTTAGCAACCATCCTTAGGATGAACTCAGCCGAGGGGCGACGCAAAGCTTTCTCTACCTGTGCCTCCCATTTAACTGCTGTGGCTATATTTCATGGCACGCTCCTGTTCATGTATTTCAGACCCAGCTCGAGTTACTCCATGGACACAGACAAAATAGCCTCTGTCTTCTACACAGTTGTCATCCCCATGCTAAACCCACTGATTTACAGTTTAAGAAATAAGGATGTGAAAGTTGCCATAGAAAAAGTAATCAGTACTAAATTGTGTTCTGAGTGA
- the LOC122675208 gene encoding olfactory receptor 8U9-like, whose translation MTAENCTVFTDFIFLGLSGRQDVQQGLFLLFLLVYGVTVVANVGMILLIKVDPRLHTPMYYFLSNLSFCDICYSSTISPKMLADFLSEQKRIPYNVCATQLYFFGAFADVECLMLAVMAYDSYVAICNPLLYTIAMSRGICTQLVAIAYIVGLVDSAIHTCCTFLLSFCNSNIINHFFCDNPPLLALSSSDTSINEIVMFTFIGCVVGTSIITILLSYSYILTTILRMNSAEGRRKAFSTCASRLTAVAVFHGTLLFMYFRPSSSYSMDTDKMASVFYTVAIPMLNPLIYSLRNQDVKGALKKAISTKLCSG comes from the coding sequence ATGACTGCTGAGAACTGCACTGTGTTTACTGACTTCATATTCTTAGGACTTTCTGGTAGACAAGATGTGCAGCAGGGGCTCTTCCTGCTCTTCCTGCTGGTTTACGGTGTGACTGTGGTTGCCAATGTCGGGATGATCCTGCTGATCAAGGTGGACCCCAGACTGCACACACCCATGTATTATTTCCTGAGCAATCTGTCCTTCTGTGACATCTGCTATTCTTCTACTATCTCTCCCAAGATGCTGGCTGATTTCTTATCTGAGCAAAAAAGGATTCCATACAATGTATGTGCCACCCAGTTGTATTTTTTTGGAGCCTTTGCAGATGTGGAATGTCTCATGTTGGCTGTCATGGCTTATGACAGTTATGTAGCCATTTGCAATCCACTTCTTTATACAATTGCCATGTCCAGGGGAATCTGTACCCAGCTTGTGGCTATTGCTTATATCGTAGGCTTGGTAGATTCAGCAATCCACACCTGTTGTACATTTCTGTTGTCATTCTGTAATTCCAATATCATCAATCACTTTTTCTGTGACAACCCACCCTTACTAGCCCTCTCCTCCTCGGATACATCCATCAATGAGATTGTGATGTTCACTTTTATTGGCTGTGTTGTGGGGACCAGCATTATCACCATCCTCCTTTCCTACAGTTACATCCTAACAACCATCCTTAGAATGAACTCAGCTGAGGGGAGACGCAAAGCCTTCTCTACCTGTGCCTCCCGCTTAACTGCTGTGGCTGTATTTCATGGCACGCTCCTGTTCATGTATTTCAGACCCAGCTCCAGTTACTCCATGGACACAGACAAAATGGCCTCTGTCTTTTACACAGTTGCCATCCCCATGTTAAACCCACTGATCTACAGCTTAAGGAATCAAGATGTAAAAGGTGCCCTAAAAAAAGCAATCAGTACTAAATTATGTTCTGGGTGA
- the LOC122674971 gene encoding olfactory receptor 5W2-like produces MDTGNCSSLTEFIFLGITDNTENKVILFTVFLLVYLVTLLANLGMITLIRTDPQLHTPMYFFLSHLSFCDLSISTAVGPKMLVDIFAKNRSIPFYGCALQLLVLYTFIDCECLLLAVMAYDRYKAVSSPLLYAVSMSSRLCSLLMAGVYLVSVAETLIHMTLAFRLCFCGSNEINHFFCDVAPLLLLSCSDTQVNELLIFTAFGFNELSTISGVLVSYCYIILSVLKIHSAKGGIKAFSTCISHLTSVAIFQGTMLFMYFRSSSSYSLDEDKMTSLFYTLVIPMLNPLIYSLRNKDVKQTLKKLKNKWF; encoded by the coding sequence ATGGACACGGGGAATTGCTCCTCCTTAACCGAATTCATTTTCTTGGGAATTACGGATAACACTGAGAACAAAGTGATTCTATTTACAGTGTTTCTCCTTGTTTATCTCGTTACTCTTCTGGCAAATCTCGGAATGATAACCCTGATTCGGACGGATCCCCAGCTGCAcacacccatgtacttcttcctcagccaCCTCTCCTTCTGTGACCTCAGCATTTCCACAGCCGTCGGCCCCAAGATGCTCGTGGACATATTTGCTAAGAACAGATCGATTCCCTTCTATGGCTGTGCCCTGCAATTACTGGTGCTCTATACCTTTATAGACTGTGAGTGTCTCCTGCTggcagtgatggcctatgaccggtaCAAGGCCGTCAGCAGCCCCTTGCTCTATGCGGTCAGCATGTCCAGCAGGCTGTGCTCCCTGCTCATGGCGGGGGTTTACCTGGTGAGCGTAGCAGAGACTTTGATACACATGACATTAGCCTTCCGCTTGTGTTTCTGTGGGTCAAATGAGATTAATCACTTTTTTTGTGATGTTGCTCCTCTTCTATTGCTATCTTGCTCAGATACACAGGTCAATGAGTTACTGATATTTACTGCTTTTGGCTTCAATGAACTGAGTACAATTTCAGGAGTTCTTGTCTCTTATTGTTATATTATCCTATCAGTCTTGAAGATCCACTCTGCCAAAGGGGGAATCAAAGCTTTCTCTACCTGCATCTCTCACCTAACCTCTGTGGCAATTTTCCAGGGAACAATGCTCTTCATGTATTTCAGGTCAAGTTCTTCCTACTCTCTAGATGAAGACAAAATGACCTCTTTGTTTTACACCCTTGTGATTCCCATGTTAAACCCTCTGATTTACAGCCTAAGGAATAAGGATGTGAAACAAACCctgaaaaaattgaagaataagtggttttaa